One part of the Suncus etruscus isolate mSunEtr1 chromosome 2, mSunEtr1.pri.cur, whole genome shotgun sequence genome encodes these proteins:
- the FAM169A gene encoding soluble lamin-associated protein of 75 kDa has translation MAFPVDMLDNCSHEELESSAEDYMSDLRCGDPENPECFSLLNITIPISLSNVGFVPLYGGDQTQKILALFAPEDSLTAVALYLADQWWAIDDIVKTSVPSREGLKQVRTLGERVVLYVLNRIIYRKQEMERNEVPFLCHNSTDYAKILWTKGEAIGFYSVKPTGSICASFLTQSYQLPVLDTMFIRKKYRGKEFGLHILEDFVDSFTEEALGLRYPLSSLMYTACKQYFEKYPGDHELLWEVEGVGHWYQRKPVSRALQRETLKIKAISQNEAKRTISGNYGLAACVSEYEAKNEDNQSSEMQLTIGSLKDAFESTSEGHVKTPVSTRTRSCHLKRPKIGKRFLDSEFNSKGQDAKTSQTSPTVSANKLELTAHTSESSEEFVEEFQENVIEFEDEGISKDSGRTPETQSHLEKQADEKESESEPLNGEVMDDTLKTSSLITEEEDSASEVLDEELKLQSLNSNEDSTNLVPTVVESSKPDSVAQDKASHITDSEMLLDEGPAEEKGHTEDKTPVISRKKAHFGSSDSATSIPNEERPDSGFPSSVIPEFSEEPVSENLPLKNTSSLEEQGEEGVPEPQETPTTLAQSSLIEVELEDVPFSQNAGQKNQSEEQSEASSEQLDQFTPSAEKNVDSSSEEIEVEVPVVDRRNLRRKAKGHKGPAKKKAKLI, from the exons ATGGCATTCCCTGTGGACATGCTGGATAATTGCAGTCATGAAGAATTGGAAAGTTCTGCCGAGGATTACATGTCAGATCTTCGTTGTGGGGACCCTGAAAATCCCGAGTGCTTTTCTCTTCTCAACATTACG ATTCCCATCAGCCTGTCAAATGTAGGCTTTGTACCACTTTATGGTGGCGATCAGACCCAGAAAATCCTCGCTCTTTTTGCACCTGAGGACTCACTGACAG CTGTGGCTCTTTACCTTGCTGATCAGTGGTGGGCTATTGATGATATTGTGAAAACATCTGTCCCTTCTAGAGAAGGGCTTAAACAG GTGAGGACTCTTGGAGAGAGAGTGGTTCTCTATGTTCTGAATCGAATTATTTATAGAAAacaggaaatggagagaaatgagGTCCCATTCTTGTGTCATAACAGTACTGATTATGCTAAAATTCTATGGACCAAAGGAGAGGCTATTGGGTTTTATTCAGTCAAGCCTACAG GAAGTATATGTGCCTCATTTCTTACCCAGAGCTACCAGCTACCAGTTCTTGATACAATGTTTATAAGGAAGAAATATCGAGGCAAAGAATTTGGGCTTCATATACTGGAGGACTTTGTTGATTCTTTTACAGAAGAGGCACTTGGCTTGAGGTATCCACTGTCCTCTCTCATGTACACAG CTTGCAAGCAGTACTTTGAAAAATATCCAGGAGACCATGAACTTCTCTGGGAAGTTGAAGGTGTTGGACACTGGTACCAGAGAAAACCAGTCAGCAGGGCATTACAGAGAGAAACTCTTAAAATTAAAG CCATTTCTCAAAATGAAGCTAAAAGAACTATATCTGGAAATTATGGTCTTGCTGCATGTGTTTCAGAATATGAAGCAAAAAACGAAGACAATCAATCTAGTGAGATGCAATTAACT ATTGGTTCTCTAAAAGATGCCTTTGAAAGCACGTCAGAAG GTCATGTTAAAACACCTGTTTCCACTCGTACACGAAGTTGTCACCTAAAGCGGCCAAAGATTGGAAAACGGTTTCTGGATTCTGAATTTAATTCTAAAGGTCAAGATGCAAAAACTTCCCAGACTTCACCTACAGTTTCAGCAAAcaa atTAGAACTTACTGCTCACACATCAGAGAGTTCAGAAGAATTTGTAGAAGAATTCCAAGAGAATGTCATTGAATTTGAGGATGAAGGCATCAGTAAAGATTCGGGGAGAACACCAGAAACCCAATCACACCTGGAGAAGCAAGCAGATGAAAAG GAATCTGAATCAGAGCCTCTGAATGGTGAGGTCATGGATGATACGCTAAAGACTTCTTCACTTATAACAGAGGAGGAAGACTCTGCTAGTGAAGTTTTAGATGAAGAGCTAAAATTGCAGTCTTTAAATTCCAATGAAGATTCTACAAATCTTGTTCCCACAGTGGTAGAATCTTCAAAACCTGACTCTGTTGCACAGGATAAG GCCTCACATATAACTGATTCAGAAATGTTGCTAGATGAAGGCCCTGCCGAAGAAAAGGGGCACACTGAAGATAAAACACCAGTAATCTCCAGAAAGAAAGCCCATTTTGGGAGTTCAGACAGCGCCACTTCTATCCCAAATGAAGAACGACCTGACAGTGGCTTTCCAAGCTCTGTGATCCCTGAATTTTCCGAAGAACCAGTCTCTGAAAATTTACCACTCAAGAACACGTCGTCTTTGGAAGAGCAAGGTGAGGAGGGCGTGCCTGAGCCCCAGGAAACACCAACTACTCTTGCTCAGAGTTCTTTGATAGAGGTTGAACTGGAAGATGTGCCATTTTCACAGAATGCAGGACAGAAAAATCAGTCTGAGGAACAGTCTGAAGCTTCCTCTGAGCAGCTGGATCAGTTCACACCATCCGCAGAAAAAAATGTGGATAGCAGCTCAGAGGAAATAGAAGTGGAAGTGCCCGTTGTAGACAGGCGAAATTTAAGAAGAAAGGCCAAAGGGCACAAAGGACCTGCTAAGAAGAAAGCCAAGCTGATCTGA